One stretch of Rhipicephalus sanguineus isolate Rsan-2018 chromosome 10, BIME_Rsan_1.4, whole genome shotgun sequence DNA includes these proteins:
- the LOC119372214 gene encoding thiopurine S-methyltransferase, whose amino-acid sequence MGSCWSSSCKRPVFVGRDQREFWFNRWKTGDTPWQTQGIHRLLEQHQDLVLAGKQNARVFIPLCGKAHELLWFYSHAHNVIGVEYIEKSASEFFAESGLPFEETTCHVLKCKVFRTLDHRLQIFVCSIFEFNRDCAGTMDIVWDRGALVAVNDDERPRYASVIKSLLSPGFSYALCTVVYNDPSFKGFPRSVPDDEVVKLFGDFMQLTKVTQSEEEKRLHISSSIVETLWHGTG is encoded by the exons ATGGGCAGCTGTTGGAGCTCGAG TTGCAAGAGGCCCGTGTTCGTCGGCAGGGATCAGAGAGAGTTCTGGTTCAACCGCTGGAAAACCGGGGACACTCCGTGGCAAACGCAAGGAATACATCG GCTTCTGGAACAACACCAAGATCTGGTCTTGGCAGGAAAGCAGAATGCCCGTGTGTTCATTCCACTGTGCGGGAAGGCCCATGAACTGTTATG gtTCTACAGCCACGCTCACAATGTCATTGGCGTGGAGTACATAGAGAAGTCGGCGAGTGAATTCTTCGCGGAGAGTGGCCTTCCCTTTGAAGAAACAACCTGCCATGTGCTGAAGTGTAAAGTCTTCCGT ACTCTCGACCACCGTTTGCAGATATTTGTGTGCAGCATATTTGAATTCAACAG AGACTGTGCCGGAACGATGGACATTGTCTGGGACCGGGGTGCCCTTGTAGCCGTAAACGATGATGAGCGCCCAAG GTATGCAAGTGTTATCAAGTCACTGCTTTCGCCTGGCTTTTCCTACGCACTTTGCACTGTTGTGTACAATGACCCATCATTCAAAG GTTTCCCTCGGAGTGTACCAGACGACGAAGTCGTGAAGCTGTTTG GTGATTTCATGCAGCTGACAAAGGTGACGCAGTCGGAGGAGGAGAAGCGTCTTCACATTTCTTCCAGCATTGTTGAGACCCTCTGGCATGGCACGGGTTGA